From the Planktothricoides raciborskii GIHE-MW2 genome, the window TACCCAACTTACCATATATGATGGTGAATTTTTGCCCACTCTACAATATAAATACTTATTGTCGCATAAATTTTTGTAAATGGTATTACAATAGACAAGACAATCACTCTAGAAAATCACTTATGACTGGATTTCGTGTGGGCATCGCTGGCCCTGTAGGTTCAGGAAAAACTGCATTATTAGAAGCGTTATGTAAGACATTGCGCGATCGCTATCAAATTGCTGTGGTGACAAACGATATTTATACCCAAGAAGATGCTCAATTTTTGGTTCGTTCTCAAGCATTACCACCGGAAAGGATCGTGGGGGTAGAAACCGGAGGTTGTCCCCATACAGCGATTAGAGAAGATGCATCGATGAATTTAGCCGCCGTTGAACAGCTTGAACAACTTTTTGGAGATTTAGACTTAGTGTTTGTGGAAAGTGGGGGCGACAACTTAGCCGCTACTTTTAGTCCCGAATTAGTAGATTTAACCATCTATGTAATTGATGTGGCAGCGGGAGATAAAATTCCTCGCAAGGGCGGGCCGGGAATTACTAAATCTGATTTATTAGTGATTAATAAAATCGACTTAGCGGCTTTCGTGGGTGCAGATTTAACCGTGATGGAACGAGATGCTAAAAAAATGCGGGGCGATCGACCTTTCGTCTTTACAAATCTCAAACAACACGAAGGATTAGCCAAAGTGAAAGAATTTATAGAGTTTCATCTCACCTAGCATCTCACCTAGGTAGAAAATAAGGGGTTAAATCTGCCAAAAACTCAAAATGTATTTTAAGATACATTTTTTTATAATCCCCGATCTTAAGATAGCTGTCTCAATATTTATCTATAGATAAATAGAGATCAATATTGATCTCTATTTATCTATATGACTGAATTCGGTGAGGGTAAGTAAAGTAATTATGGCAAAAATTATGACAAAATTAGGGCGACGGAAATTTTTGCTCTACAGTTCGGCAGCCTTGGGAAGCAGTCTGTTACTGAAATCCTGTTCTAGCACCGAGACGACATCTACAACCGCAGGAAATAGTGGCGATCGCATCAAAGTGGGAATTCTCCACTCCCTCAGTGGCACAATGGCTATTAGTGAAACCACGGTCAAAGAAGCAGAACTATTAGCTATCAAAGAGATTAATCAAGCGGGCGGAGTTCTCGGCAAGCAAATTGAACCGATTATTGAAGATGGGGCTTCTGATTGGCCAACTTTTGCCGAAAAAGCACAAAAACTGATCGATCAAGACAAAGTAACTACCGTCTTTGGCTGTTGGACTTCTGCCAGCCGTAAAGCGGTTAAAGATGTCTTTGAAGCCAAAGATCATATGCTTTGGTATCCCGTACAATATGAAGGTCAAGAATGTTCTAAAAATATTTTCTACACAGGTGCAGCGCCTAACCAACAGATTGAGCCAGCGGTTGATTGGCTGCTACAAAATAAAGGCAAAAAATTCTTTTTAGTTGGGTCTGACTACGTTTTCCCCCGCACCGCGAACACAATTATTAAAGAGCAACTTAAAGTCAAAGGTGGGGAAACCGTTGGGGAAGATTATCTGCCCCTGGGAAATGCCGAAGTCACACCAATTATCACCAAAATTAAGCAAGCTTTACCCGATGGGGGGGTGATTTTTAATAGTCTGAATGGGGATAGTAATGTTGCCTTCTTCAAACAAATGCAAGGGGCGGGATTAACGGCGGATAAATATCCCGTGATGTCCGTGAGTATTGGCGAAGAAGAAGTCCGACAAATTGGTAAAGAATTTCTCGTCGGTCATTATGCTTCTTGGAACTATTTTATGACCGTAGATAGTCCGGCCAATAAAAAATTTGTCGAAGCTTTTAAAGCGGAATACGGACAAGATCGCGTCACCAACGATCCAATGGAAGCCGCCTATATTATGGTTTACCTTTGGAAACAAGCGGTAGAACAAGCGGGAACTGCTGACGATTTAAATAAGGTACGGGCGGCGGCAATTGGTCAAACGTTTGATGCCCCAGAAGGGCAGGTCAAAATGTATCCCAATCATCACATCTCTAAAACCGTGCGAATTGGTCAAGTGAGAAATGATGGTCTATTTGATATTGTTTGGTCAACGGATGCCCCGGTCGATCCAGTTCCCTGGAATCAATATGTCCCGACAACCAAAGGTTATGGCTGTGACTGGACCGATCCCAATAAGGGAGAAAAGTACAAGATTTAAGTATTAAAATATTTTAATCACGGGTTTTTATAGTTTGGAAACCCGTGATTAACCGAGAAATTTTAATTGGTAAAAATTCTTTTTCCGGGGACATTTTTTGTGGCCGCTTGTCGGTTAACGGTTAATGCTTCCCACGGCGATGAAGAAATTTTATCCAATTAGCCGCTTCAGTAAATTTCTACTAACGGATTATGTTTCAACTGTTAGAAGGCTTGTTTAACGGGATTAGTATTGGTTCAGTTTTATTAATTGCCGCGTTAGGATTAGCGATTGTTTTTGGTCTGATGGGCGTGATTAATCTCGCCCACGGAGAGTTAATGATGTTAGGCGCCTATACAACTTTTGTGGTGCAAAATGTCTTTAAATTATTAGGCGAACCCTGGTTTAACCTGTATATTTTGTTCGCTGTGCCTTTATCATTTATTCTGGCCGCTGGGGTGGGATGGCTGTTAGAAAAAGGTGTGATTCGTTATCTCTATGGTCGCCCCCTAGAAACTTTATTGGCTACTTGGGGAGTTAGCCTGATTTTGCAGCAATTTGTCCGCAGTGTCAGTTGGGGATTTTTGATCGTAATTGTCGAGTTTTGTCTGCTGTTTTTTGGGGGAATTTGGCTTTTGATTCGTCGCCCAAATTGGCAGAAAATTCGCCAATGGGCGATCGCTACTCTGTTGCCGATTTCTTTAGGACTAGCCATTGGTACGGGAAGCCTTTTGGGGAAAATTCCCCAAACCGCCGGATTAATTAAGCCTTGGTTTAGTGCGAGAAATGTTGATGTGACTGCCCCTGCATGGTTAAGAGGTGGCTTGCCTATTGGGAATTTTCAACTGCCCTATAGCCGGATTTTTATTATTGTTTTAACCACGATTTGTTTGGTGGGAATTTATTGGTTTTTAAATCGGTCTAGTTGGGGATTGAGAATTCGGGCTGTTACTCAAAATCGCAGTATGAGTTCCTGTTTAGGCATTCCCACGGCCCAAGTTGATGCCCTGACTTTTGCGATCGGTTCGGGATTAGCGGGAATTGCTGGATGCGCGATTACTTTACTCGGTTCTGTGGGTCCAAATACGGGACAAAACTACATTATCGATACTTTTATGGTGGTGGTAGTAGGTGGAGTTGGTAATCTTCTGGGGACAATTTTGGCCGCTTTAGCGATTGGAATTTTGAGTTATTTGATTGGTTCAGGAACTTTTGCCTTATTGTTAACTCCCGTGGAGTTTTTCCAGCCTGTCACCGATTTCTTTACCTTCTTTGCTAGTACCAGTATGGCAAAGGTGATGATATTTGCCCTGATTATTGCTTTTTTACAGGTGAAACCTTCGGGCATTTTTGCCCAAAAAGGACGCACTGCTGAAGGATAAATGATTAAATTATGAATGTAGAACTTGCAAGTGAACCGAGAAGTCAACGGAAAAAACAACAGCAAAAACTGTTGATCGAAGGGGGCATTATTCTGGCGATCGCGCTACTTTTGGGGGTGATTATGCCCGCGCTGCTGCCGGTGTTTCGTCTCAAGTTGTTAGGCCGATTTTTATCCCTATCTATTGTGGCGATCGGCATCGATT encodes:
- the urtB gene encoding urea ABC transporter permease subunit UrtB; translated protein: MFQLLEGLFNGISIGSVLLIAALGLAIVFGLMGVINLAHGELMMLGAYTTFVVQNVFKLLGEPWFNLYILFAVPLSFILAAGVGWLLEKGVIRYLYGRPLETLLATWGVSLILQQFVRSVSWGFLIVIVEFCLLFFGGIWLLIRRPNWQKIRQWAIATLLPISLGLAIGTGSLLGKIPQTAGLIKPWFSARNVDVTAPAWLRGGLPIGNFQLPYSRIFIIVLTTICLVGIYWFLNRSSWGLRIRAVTQNRSMSSCLGIPTAQVDALTFAIGSGLAGIAGCAITLLGSVGPNTGQNYIIDTFMVVVVGGVGNLLGTILAALAIGILSYLIGSGTFALLLTPVEFFQPVTDFFTFFASTSMAKVMIFALIIAFLQVKPSGIFAQKGRTAEG
- the urtA gene encoding urea ABC transporter substrate-binding protein, yielding MTKLGRRKFLLYSSAALGSSLLLKSCSSTETTSTTAGNSGDRIKVGILHSLSGTMAISETTVKEAELLAIKEINQAGGVLGKQIEPIIEDGASDWPTFAEKAQKLIDQDKVTTVFGCWTSASRKAVKDVFEAKDHMLWYPVQYEGQECSKNIFYTGAAPNQQIEPAVDWLLQNKGKKFFLVGSDYVFPRTANTIIKEQLKVKGGETVGEDYLPLGNAEVTPIITKIKQALPDGGVIFNSLNGDSNVAFFKQMQGAGLTADKYPVMSVSIGEEEVRQIGKEFLVGHYASWNYFMTVDSPANKKFVEAFKAEYGQDRVTNDPMEAAYIMVYLWKQAVEQAGTADDLNKVRAAAIGQTFDAPEGQVKMYPNHHISKTVRIGQVRNDGLFDIVWSTDAPVDPVPWNQYVPTTKGYGCDWTDPNKGEKYKI
- the ureG gene encoding urease accessory protein UreG; the protein is MTGFRVGIAGPVGSGKTALLEALCKTLRDRYQIAVVTNDIYTQEDAQFLVRSQALPPERIVGVETGGCPHTAIREDASMNLAAVEQLEQLFGDLDLVFVESGGDNLAATFSPELVDLTIYVIDVAAGDKIPRKGGPGITKSDLLVINKIDLAAFVGADLTVMERDAKKMRGDRPFVFTNLKQHEGLAKVKEFIEFHLT